One genomic window of Arachis stenosperma cultivar V10309 chromosome 10, arast.V10309.gnm1.PFL2, whole genome shotgun sequence includes the following:
- the LOC130957096 gene encoding uncharacterized protein LOC130957096: MAVVTPMEIRTFSDLVNKARVVKEYAKMVASSKDTHGGNTSKGCGKYFHLRGQIFKRRGYVPQGQGGFRKNIHDQFQRGKGRGNQSKNSPDLTCVHCGRFHPYDSCKIGLAGCFNCWLPGHMARDCTRGKNPNAGQSQHQGRVFVVNAKDASKADPLMRVEELGLNTSELAFDLHVHTPHQTIMTRSGCRQVGFKLDGRDFVHDLICLPMVGLEMILGFDCLSKNRILLDYFERSIQFMPEGENGAVVAEGYYLNSVMVHCSGEEYQNLYQIPVVRDFPEVFPEDILEFPPQWEIEFAIELVPRGGSVSIVPYRMALIELAELKTQLEELLKKRFI, encoded by the exons ATGGCTGTTGTTACTCCTATGGAGATTCGTACCTTCTCCGACTTGGTAAACAAGGCTAGAGTAGTGAAAGAATATGCGAAAATGGTAGCTTCGTCCAAGGACACTCATGGAGGGAACACTAGTAAGGGATGTGGAAAGTATTTCCATCTGAGGGGTCAAATTTTCAAGAGAAGAGGATATGTGCCTCAAGGACAAGGAGGCTTCAGAAAGAACATTCATGATCAGTTTCAGCGTGGCAAAGGAAGAGGAAATCAGAGTAAGAATTCTCCGGATTTGACTTGTGTGCATTGTGGACGATTTCATCCTTATGACTCTTGCAAGATTGGTTTAGCTGGTTGCTTCAACTGTTGGTTGCCTGGTCATATGGCGAGGGATTGTACTCGGGGGAAGAACCCGAATGCGGGTCAGAGTCAGCACCAAGGGCGAGTTTTTGTTGTGAACGCCAAGGATGCTTCTAAGGCGGATCCGTTGATGAGAG TTGAGGAATTAGGGTTGAACACGTCAGAGTTAGCATTTGATTTGCATGTACATACCCCACATCAGACGATTATGACTAGGTCAGGTTGTAGGCAAGTAGGATTCAAACTTGATGGTAGGGACTTTGTGCATGATTTGATCTGTTTACCAATGGTTGGATTGGAGATGATTTTGGGGTTTGATTGTTTATCGAAGAATCGGATTTTGTTGGATTATTTTGAGCGGTCGATTCAGTTTATGCCGGAAGGAGAAAATGGAGCAGTGGTAGCTGAGGGTTATTACCTGAACTCTGTAATGGTGCATTGTAGTGGGGAAGAGTACCAG AACTTATATCAGATTCCGGTAGTTAGAGATTTTCCAGAAGTGTTCCCGGAGGATATTCTCGAATTCCCACCTCAATGGGAAATTGAGTTTGCGATTGAATTGGTGCCGAGAGGCGGATCAGTGTCGATTGTGCCATATAGGATGGCTCTGATAGAGCTGGCTGAATTAAAGACACAGTTGGAAGAGCTTCTGAAGAAGAGGTTCATTTGA